TAATAACGTACGTGAAGTATTTATCATCCAAGGACTATCACTTCCAAAATAGCTTATCACAGGCCGGCCAGCCAGCCAGCCAGCATATTACCTGATTAACGTATAATTAAGGACTAGTACTACTACGTACCTGTTTAAAAAGAGAACATGTCTAGCAGAAGTCGATCATCTCGTTCAAGGCAGTCAGGTGGTTCAAGGATCTCAGATGATCAAATCAATGATCTTGTTTCCAAGTTGCAACAACTTCTCCCTGAACTTCGTAGCCGTAACTCTGACAAGGTATCTATATCTATCTATCATTAGAATCATCAGCATTAcctacatttcttcttcttcttctttcttttcttttatactagatgtatatataatttttctAAGATGTTGTTGATTATTCTAATATTCGCATGCACTTACCAACAGTTCTAAGTTAACAATTGATATATTTACTCATAACAAGATCGCTAACTAGCTAACTTTTTTTCATCACTGTTGATACTTAATTAGTTTTTTTTCCCTTTAATTACTTGTTGTAGGTATCAGCAGCAAAGGTTCTACAAGAGACGTGCAATTACATTAGAAACTTACACAGAGAAGTCGACGACCTAAGCGAAAGATTATCAGAGCTTTTGGCAACAACAGACACAAGTAGTGCTCAAGCTGCCATTATTAGGAGCTTACTTATGTAGAACCCTAGCTAGCTAGTTTTCTGTTAGTTAAAAGCGTTACCGTCGTCGTCTATGTACTCTCTCTATGTAGATCGATCTTACTTTTTTCATcttccttttttctcttttttgatcATTTGATCCTTTCTTAGTTAAAATGAATCTCTCTAGCTATCTGTAGTACTACTACAGTAGAGTTGAATGAGATTAAAGTAAAGAGAACCTTTTACCATTTAGACGTGTAGTAATTGTTTAATTATATATAATAGTAATTAATAATAATATCCGGCTCTCATTTTTGTAAGAATTCGCAATAAGTATCTTTAGATTCGAATCCAATATGTGCCTTTGTTTTTAATCcagtaagtttttttttgtttctacgATGAGCTAAGACTTCATCAATTTCGAAGATGTTTTTTAAAGTTTGTCATATGTAAGATTATATTATCTCTTTATGATTCTTGATTTGACAATGGGGGCTTCTCCCTTTTCAAAATATTATGATCTGTTCTGATGATATGGATTGATTTGCAATTTTCCCTGTTTCTGTTCTACTCTCTGCCTCAGTACTTGTGCGAGATAATTTTGTGTTCGTGTCGGTGCAGGTGTGGGTAAATGTTGTGTATACCCATATGGTCAACTTAGAAGACCTACATTCACTTAAATCTTACCATGTGACATATTTTAGCCTACCCATTAATTACGCGACGTAGGAATTTGGATCTGCTCGTCTGTAGGCGTAATGTGACAGGGAAAATCCGCCGGACCTTAATTTGTAACTCTGGGTCGGTTCTTGTGGGTCTGAGTCGTCCGACATTTCATTAACGAACAGCTTCTATTTTGAAGAACGTTGTGTGTTTACATATGGAAAGTGCGTGCATTTTGTGTGAAGTCAGAAGGTAAACGAAAATTTTCAGTTTATCTAAGTTGTGTTTTTGGTCGAAAATTTTAGGTGCAACGTGTTAATTTAGAGTTTAAAGATCAACAAACCCTTAAAAAATGTAGAAGAACTTAAATTATTCATTTTCATGATCTGTTTCAGAAGAAACCAAGAAATAGCTTCAAAGGGGAAATTCACATAAATTTTTTGACATGCGGCTTGCATTACTTTCGACCTGCATTTTCTTTATAAAGCTTCGTAAAGTCGGATATCCTTCAAAAAGTATTCGTCGCATTAAACAGAAGCTAAGTTTAACTTACTATTCCACCAAAACATTCTGCATTGCATTATATGTACACGGTACTCATTTTTTACATGTGAGAATCTTTCTTTCATTCTATGTTTTTGAGGGAGACGATTCAGAGGAGACTCGATCAAAAGGCATAGAGGGAGTGAGAAATAAATGGTTCTATGGACAAACTTCTTTAGAAAGAAAGGGAGAGGTCGTGGCAATCATATTTGAATGAGGCATTGATCAAAAACAGTACAAAGAACCGTCAATCTTTACTTATTTAAGAAAACATTCATAAACTCTTATAGCACATGAGATGTTTCTAGTTACGTACTTGAGTAAAAGAAATCAAACTATAATGAGATGGTGAGATTAGTAGGTTTGTGTCTTTTGTTTTTACGAGAGAAAGACAGAATAGTTTTGTTCGTGTTTTTAAATTTTGGCCCCTTCTACTACGACTGCGCGCGCCTTGATTAACGATCCTGATTGATGTGAAAAGCATCGATCTCTGCCATGTGAAACAAACGTGTATCGATTGATTGA
Above is a genomic segment from Papaver somniferum cultivar HN1 chromosome 10, ASM357369v1, whole genome shotgun sequence containing:
- the LOC113319626 gene encoding transcription factor PRE6-like, which produces MSSRSRSSRSRQSGGSRISDDQINDLVSKLQQLLPELRSRNSDKVSAAKVLQETCNYIRNLHREVDDLSERLSELLATTDTSSAQAAIIRSLLM